Within Acinetobacter sp. LoGeW2-3, the genomic segment ACGGTTCCAGACCCAAACCTGATGTCCGAGTTTTGGCAAATGGGAGGCCATATGCCAGCCCATTGCCCCGAGTCCTAAAAATGCAATTGAATGACTCAAAAAATGCTCCTCATATTAAGCGACTGGCTTAGCTTCAACTTCAGTTACGGTTTCAGCTGATTCATATGCTGGCAATTCTTTATCTTCACCACGGTTCAGAAATAGATTCAATAGAATCGCAGCCACAGTTGCAGTACCAATACCACCGAGGTCAAAACCACCAATCTGCAAGCTATAGCTCCCTGTCCCCATGATCAGACACACGGCACCAATAATCAGCGTACTGTTCTTGGTGAAATCAACACGGTTATCTACCCAGATTTTCGCACCAGCCACCGTAATCAGGCCAAATACGACAATCGATGCACCACCTAATAAGGCCACTGGAATGGTACTGATCACTGCACCGAATTTAGGTGAAAGTCCGAGTAAAATGGCGAAGATACCCGCGAAGACAAATACAGTGGTTGCATAAACTTTGGTCACTGCCATTACACCGATATTTTCGGCATACGTAGTCATCCCTGTACCACCGACAGAAGCTGACAATGAAGTACACACCCCATCCGCAAAGAAACCACGACCCATATATGGCGACAGGTTTTTACCCGTCATCGCAGATACGGCTTTAAAGTGCCCCAGATTTTCTGCAACCAAGATAATTGCCACTGGTGCAATCATCAGCATGGCATTCATTTCAAAGACCGGACTCTGGAAATTTGGTAAACCAAACCATGCGGCTTCACTGACTTTGGTAAAATCAATCGCAGGTC encodes:
- the rutG gene encoding pyrimidine utilization transport protein G; its protein translation is MQEKETWFPKFKPYQGNLDTTPVQTDEYLPAGKSIILGLQHVFAMFGATVLAPLLMGFDPNLTIFITGIGTILFFLITGGRLPSYLGSSFAFIGAVVAVTGYSGVGANPNIGLALGGTIACGIVYALIGLLVMKTGTNWIEKLMPPVVTGVIVMIIGLNLAPVAIKSVSANQFDSWMALITIICISVIAVFTRGMVRRLLLLLGLLSSYLIYFLFTNVMGFGPAIDFTKVSEAAWFGLPNFQSPVFEMNAMLMIAPVAIILVAENLGHFKAVSAMTGKNLSPYMGRGFFADGVCTSLSASVGGTGMTTYAENIGVMAVTKVYATTVFVFAGIFAILLGLSPKFGAVISTIPVALLGGASIVVFGLITVAGAKIWVDNRVDFTKNSTLIIGAVCLIMGTGSYSLQIGGFDLGGIGTATVAAILLNLFLNRGEDKELPAYESAETVTEVEAKPVA